In Candidatus Eremiobacteraceae bacterium, a genomic segment contains:
- the tgt gene encoding tRNA guanosine(34) transglycosylase Tgt, producing MNVSVGAFTLEATDGAARAGTLRTAHGDVQTPIFMPVGTQASVKGLTPDELVASGAHIVLANAYHLYLRPGAEVIERAGGLHAFMSWPGAILTDSGGFQVFSLATLGSVDDEGYHFASHLDGTRHTFTPESVVRLQERLGSDIAMVLDDVAPAGVDESRAREAAQRTLRWAERAKRARTRDDQLTFAIVQGSTFEALRRENARALAALDFPGYAIGGLWVGEAKSRGLEMVEIAAAQLPAGKPRYVMGVGTPEDMLACIGRGVDMFDCVYPTRSARHALALTAGGRLNLRNARYTTDFGPLDPACSCPTCKRFSRAYLAHCFRANESLAPRLVSLHNVWMLEQLSAAARAAIIDGRFSNWRTGVMESLGAKPAEG from the coding sequence ATGAACGTCAGCGTGGGCGCCTTCACGCTCGAGGCCACCGACGGCGCCGCCCGAGCCGGCACGCTGCGCACGGCGCACGGCGATGTGCAGACGCCTATCTTCATGCCCGTCGGCACGCAAGCCAGCGTCAAGGGCCTGACGCCCGACGAGCTGGTGGCCAGCGGCGCACACATCGTGCTGGCCAACGCCTATCATCTGTATCTGCGACCCGGCGCTGAGGTGATCGAACGCGCCGGCGGACTGCACGCGTTCATGAGCTGGCCCGGTGCGATCCTCACCGACAGCGGCGGCTTTCAGGTGTTCTCGCTCGCGACGCTCGGGTCGGTCGACGACGAAGGCTATCACTTCGCGTCGCATCTCGACGGCACGCGCCACACCTTCACGCCGGAGTCGGTGGTGCGGCTGCAAGAGCGCCTCGGCAGCGACATCGCGATGGTGCTTGACGACGTCGCGCCGGCCGGCGTGGACGAGTCGCGCGCGCGCGAAGCGGCGCAGCGGACACTGCGCTGGGCCGAGCGCGCCAAACGCGCGCGCACCCGCGACGATCAGCTGACCTTCGCCATCGTCCAAGGCTCGACGTTCGAGGCGTTGCGCCGCGAGAACGCGCGCGCGCTGGCGGCGCTCGATTTTCCAGGCTATGCGATCGGCGGGCTGTGGGTCGGCGAAGCCAAGAGCCGCGGCCTCGAGATGGTCGAGATCGCCGCGGCGCAGCTGCCGGCCGGCAAGCCGCGCTACGTCATGGGGGTCGGCACGCCTGAAGATATGCTCGCGTGCATCGGCCGCGGCGTGGACATGTTCGACTGCGTGTATCCGACGCGCAGCGCCCGGCACGCGCTCGCGCTCACGGCCGGCGGCCGACTGAACCTGCGCAACGCCCGCTATACGACTGACTTCGGGCCGCTTGATCCGGCCTGCTCGTGCCCGACCTGCAAACGCTTCTCGCGCGCATATCTCGCGCATTGCTTCCGCGCGAACGAATCGCTCGCGCCGCGGCTGGTGAGCCTGCACAACGTGTGGATGTTGGAGCAGTTGAGCGCGGCGGCGCGCGCGGCGATCATCGACGGCCGTTTTTCGAACTGGCGGACCGGCGTGATGGAGTCGCTGGGCGCGAAGCCGGCCGAAGGATAA
- a CDS encoding YggS family pyridoxal phosphate-dependent enzyme: protein MSDAEAGAPVRDVARALRELRGRIERACALAGRDASAVRVLAVTKGFGPEAIEAAIEANIADIGENYYQEAQAKFARVVWPSRCTRHFIGRIQSNKARKIAALFDVVQTIDGIELGHALDRGAREAGKTLDVLIQVNVAHDDRNGVAPEQVGMLGNELAALAHLRLRGVMAVGPADTSQSPAAFKHAAAAYDELARAHRAVDLLSMGMSGDLEAAVASGATMVRVGTALFGQRPAKGKV, encoded by the coding sequence GTGAGTGATGCCGAAGCCGGTGCGCCGGTTCGGGATGTCGCGCGGGCCCTGCGGGAGCTGCGCGGACGAATCGAACGGGCGTGCGCGCTCGCCGGCAGGGACGCATCCGCAGTCCGCGTCCTTGCAGTCACCAAAGGCTTCGGGCCGGAGGCGATCGAGGCGGCTATCGAGGCGAATATCGCAGATATCGGCGAGAACTATTACCAGGAAGCGCAGGCGAAATTCGCCCGCGTCGTCTGGCCTTCGCGCTGCACGCGCCATTTCATCGGCCGGATCCAAAGCAACAAGGCGCGCAAGATCGCGGCTTTGTTCGATGTCGTCCAGACCATCGACGGCATCGAGCTCGGCCACGCGCTCGACCGCGGCGCACGCGAGGCGGGCAAGACGCTCGACGTCTTGATCCAGGTCAACGTCGCGCATGATGACCGCAACGGTGTCGCACCCGAACAGGTCGGGATGCTGGGCAACGAATTGGCGGCGTTGGCGCATCTGCGTCTGCGCGGCGTCATGGCGGTAGGCCCGGCCGACACGTCGCAGTCGCCGGCGGCGTTCAAACACGCGGCGGCAGCGTACGACGAGCTCGCGCGCGCGCATCGCGCGGTCGATCTGCTCTCGATGGGCATGTCGGGAGATCTCGAAGCGGCGGTGGCCAGCGGTGCGACGATGGTGCGCGTGGGCACCGCGTTGTTCGGGCAGCGCCCCGCGAAAGGCAAGGTATAA
- the sepF gene encoding cell division protein SepF, with the protein MGVWSSIVNSIGFRDSDEFEDDLFDDEGKPKVVPINDARGARRIGVSVFHPRQYEEVTDIADNLRARLLVVVNLVGADRALSQRVIDFLSGVVYTLDGKMQRLSEGIFLFVPSNVQVNSKEPEQAVGGSYEAW; encoded by the coding sequence ATGGGTGTTTGGTCGAGCATCGTCAACTCGATCGGGTTCAGGGACTCCGACGAGTTCGAGGATGACCTGTTCGACGACGAAGGCAAGCCCAAAGTCGTCCCGATCAACGACGCGCGCGGCGCGCGCCGGATCGGCGTGTCCGTCTTCCACCCCAGGCAGTACGAGGAGGTGACGGACATCGCGGACAACCTGCGCGCCCGCTTGCTCGTCGTCGTCAACCTCGTGGGCGCGGACCGGGCGCTGTCGCAGCGCGTCATCGACTTCCTCAGCGGGGTCGTCTATACGCTCGACGGCAAGATGCAGCGCCTGTCCGAGGGAATCTTCCTCTTCGTGCCGAGCAACGTCCAGGTCAACTCCAAAGAACCGGAGCAGGCTGTGGGCGGCTCGTACGAGGCGTGGTAG
- a CDS encoding DivIVA domain-containing protein translates to MKITPVDIQHKQFKKALQGYAREEVDSFLDEIIETLEVEIDERAKLEARVGELQEKVAQYKAMEESLQSALVLAQRTADEVKASAHKEADLVKQSAKLDLEQVLADVRTHIADAKRELQRHNDQVAAVKQNLRAFLARHSALLDEEVAAARDGGMVPSIPLPSDTEHDIIMRESS, encoded by the coding sequence ATGAAGATCACACCAGTCGACATCCAGCACAAGCAGTTCAAGAAAGCGCTGCAGGGGTACGCGCGCGAAGAGGTAGACTCGTTCCTCGACGAGATCATCGAGACGCTCGAGGTCGAGATCGACGAGCGCGCCAAGCTCGAGGCGCGCGTGGGCGAGCTGCAGGAGAAAGTCGCGCAGTACAAGGCGATGGAGGAGAGCCTTCAGAGCGCCCTGGTGCTCGCGCAGCGCACGGCCGACGAGGTCAAGGCCTCAGCCCACAAAGAAGCCGATCTCGTCAAGCAGAGCGCCAAACTCGACCTCGAACAGGTGTTGGCGGACGTGCGCACGCACATCGCCGATGCCAAGCGCGAGCTGCAGCGCCACAACGATCAGGTGGCCGCGGTCAAACAGAATCTACGGGCGTTCTTGGCGCGCCACAGCGCGCTGCTCGACGAAGAGGTCGCTGCCGCGCGAGACGGCGGAATGGTTCCGTCGATCCCGCTGCCCTCGGATACCGAGCACGACATCATCATGCGCGAGTCTTCATAA
- a CDS encoding sigma-70 family RNA polymerase sigma factor, producing MIAFSCTALDALAATHAATRSREDRDRLCEAAMPLVRRIAMVVRRRLPSHFSYEDLVGDGCVGLLRAVDRYDPAFGVSFESWAGRIVRGAMLNGLRRMDAVPERVRRDARALEEARWIVAQRTGYAPNDREAARTACLSRSKLAAVHEAGKHSSLSIDGPSAGAQSPPISERLASPQCDPASETAERALREVIATAVDGLPPRERSIVLAFYCREATFGEIGRVLGVSKQRVSQLHGRALALLRSKLELLAADI from the coding sequence ATGATCGCGTTTTCATGCACCGCGCTCGATGCGCTTGCCGCCACCCACGCGGCGACGCGCTCGCGCGAGGATCGCGACCGGCTCTGCGAAGCGGCGATGCCGTTAGTCCGGCGCATCGCAATGGTCGTCCGCCGGCGGCTTCCCTCTCACTTCAGCTACGAAGACCTCGTCGGCGACGGCTGCGTCGGCCTGCTGCGCGCGGTCGATCGATACGACCCGGCGTTCGGCGTCTCGTTCGAGTCGTGGGCGGGTCGCATCGTGCGCGGCGCGATGCTCAACGGCTTGCGCCGCATGGATGCGGTGCCCGAACGCGTGCGTCGCGATGCCCGAGCGCTCGAGGAGGCGCGCTGGATCGTCGCGCAACGCACCGGCTACGCGCCGAACGATCGCGAAGCCGCGCGGACCGCCTGTTTGAGCCGATCCAAGCTCGCCGCCGTGCACGAAGCGGGCAAGCACAGCTCGTTGTCGATCGATGGTCCGTCTGCAGGCGCGCAGAGCCCGCCGATCTCCGAGCGCCTGGCCTCGCCTCAATGCGATCCTGCGTCCGAGACCGCCGAGCGCGCGCTGCGAGAGGTCATCGCCACCGCGGTCGATGGCCTGCCACCGCGCGAGCGGTCGATCGTGCTCGCGTTCTACTGCCGCGAAGCGACGTTCGGCGAGATCGGACGCGTGCTCGGCGTGAGCAAGCAACGCGTCTCCCAGCTGCATGGCCGCGCGCTTGCTTTGTTGCGCTCCAAACTCGAGCTGCTGGCGGCTGACATATGA
- a CDS encoding flagellar hook-basal body protein, with protein MNRALAAGASGMAAQQNVLDIIAANLSNVDTPGFRADRPEFASLIGPDGRGMGALSQHSVRLFSQGKLDATSNDFDLAIDGQGLFEVRSASGAVAYTRAGNFARDVAGMLRLPNNAALAHVRLPAGTLSVTFDQDGRIHARVAGKPAAVDAGRIGLCSFANLSALRLGDDGLFYASRDAGPVVRGAPDSGGFGKLRQHCLERANINVVNAMMSVLAAQRAYEANAKSVQAADEMLRLANNLERG; from the coding sequence GTGAACCGCGCTTTAGCCGCAGGCGCGTCGGGCATGGCCGCGCAGCAAAACGTGCTCGATATCATCGCCGCCAACCTCTCCAATGTCGACACGCCCGGCTTTCGTGCCGACCGGCCTGAGTTCGCGTCGCTGATCGGTCCCGATGGCCGCGGCATGGGCGCACTATCGCAGCACTCCGTGCGCCTGTTCTCCCAAGGCAAACTCGATGCGACCAGCAACGATTTCGATCTCGCGATCGACGGCCAAGGACTATTCGAAGTGCGAAGCGCCTCCGGCGCCGTCGCCTACACGCGCGCGGGCAACTTCGCTCGCGATGTCGCAGGGATGCTCCGCTTACCCAACAATGCCGCGCTCGCGCACGTCCGCTTGCCGGCCGGCACGCTGTCGGTGACGTTCGATCAAGACGGGCGCATTCACGCACGGGTCGCCGGCAAACCCGCTGCGGTCGACGCCGGACGCATCGGATTGTGCTCGTTTGCGAATCTGTCCGCGCTGCGCCTGGGCGACGACGGTCTGTTCTACGCCTCGCGCGACGCCGGGCCGGTGGTGCGCGGCGCGCCCGACTCGGGCGGCTTCGGCAAGCTGCGCCAGCATTGTCTCGAGCGCGCGAACATCAATGTGGTCAACGCGATGATGTCCGTGCTCGCGGCGCAGCGCGCGTACGAGGCTAACGCGAAAAGCGTGCAGGCCGCCGACGAGATGCTGCGCCTCGCGAACAACCTTGAGCGCGGGTAG
- a CDS encoding flagellar hook basal-body protein, whose amino-acid sequence MQLPNALASAAAGMQAQTSRLDAIAENLANAETPGYSPRRSVVRGFGEQMQNAVVAAPAQGALRRTGVPTDLALVGPGYFAVAGTSGVEYTRDGRMSLDADGALCDVRGRHVLGSLGAVHLPPGAAIHADGRVFSHGRVIDRLRIVDLETGRPQRGRASVRAGYLEESGVDPIAEMTSLVAAERAFEADQKAAQQTDEALKRAVVELPAVKP is encoded by the coding sequence ATGCAACTTCCTAATGCGCTTGCGAGCGCAGCGGCCGGCATGCAGGCGCAGACATCCCGCCTCGACGCCATCGCCGAAAATCTGGCCAACGCGGAGACGCCCGGTTACAGTCCACGGCGATCGGTGGTACGCGGTTTCGGCGAACAGATGCAAAACGCGGTGGTCGCCGCACCGGCCCAAGGAGCGCTGCGCCGCACCGGCGTTCCCACCGACCTGGCCCTGGTCGGTCCCGGTTATTTCGCGGTAGCGGGCACGAGCGGCGTCGAGTACACGCGCGACGGCCGGATGTCGCTCGATGCCGATGGCGCGCTGTGCGACGTGCGCGGCAGACACGTGCTCGGCTCGCTCGGCGCGGTACACCTTCCGCCTGGCGCTGCCATCCACGCGGATGGCCGCGTCTTCTCGCACGGCCGCGTCATCGACCGCCTGCGCATCGTCGACCTCGAAACTGGAAGACCGCAACGCGGGCGTGCGTCAGTCCGCGCGGGCTATCTCGAGGAGTCCGGCGTCGACCCGATCGCGGAGATGACCTCGCTCGTCGCAGCCGAGCGGGCGTTCGAGGCCGACCAGAAAGCGGCGCAGCAGACGGACGAAGCGCTTAAGCGCGCGGTCGTCGAGCTGCCGGCGGTGAAGCCGTGA
- the gpmI gene encoding 2,3-bisphosphoglycerate-independent phosphoglycerate mutase yields MPASEAVRRVVLCILDGFGISNETRGNAIAAAKMPNYRAMLEAYPHTEIGAGGAAVGLPDGQQGNSEVGHLNLGAGRVVYQSITRIDKAIDDGSFARNPVLLQCLEHVVRTGGTFQLLGLVSPGGVHSSMKHLWALLDAAKTAGVRTRVCAFLDGRDTPPKSAGPYLEELRTKCAQMQDGAISMICGRYYAMDRDKRWDRTQVAYDALVRGVGFSAANAEEALAAAYARGETDEFVKPTLIGEAAPLIHDGDACLFFNFRPDRARELTRAFSDPSFSEFPVAHFSDFIFALMTLYDDSFSNPVMFGRIFEERTLGEVVADAGLHQLRLAETEKYAHVTYFFSGGREEPFPGEERILIPSARDVGTYDHKPEMRANEITQAAVDAIKSGAFDLIVMNYANPDMVGHTGKWEPIVTALDVVDDCLGKVERAVLESGSVLIVTADHGNAEEKIDLKTGKELTAHTANPVPFVLVGDGSGPLHAGGRLCDVAPTICALMGLRKPAEMTGKSLLP; encoded by the coding sequence ATGCCCGCATCTGAGGCCGTGCGGCGCGTGGTCCTGTGCATCCTCGACGGTTTCGGCATCTCAAACGAGACGCGCGGCAATGCGATCGCTGCGGCGAAGATGCCGAACTATCGGGCGATGCTGGAAGCGTATCCCCACACCGAGATCGGCGCCGGCGGCGCAGCCGTCGGCCTGCCTGACGGACAGCAGGGCAACAGCGAAGTCGGCCACCTCAATCTCGGCGCCGGTCGCGTCGTCTATCAGAGCATCACCCGCATCGACAAGGCGATCGACGACGGCAGCTTCGCGCGCAATCCGGTGCTGCTCCAGTGCCTCGAGCACGTCGTGCGCACGGGCGGCACGTTCCAACTGCTCGGGCTGGTGTCGCCCGGCGGCGTGCACTCCTCGATGAAACATCTGTGGGCGTTGCTCGACGCCGCCAAGACCGCCGGCGTGCGGACGCGCGTGTGCGCGTTCTTGGACGGTCGCGACACCCCGCCAAAGAGCGCGGGGCCGTATCTCGAAGAGCTGCGGACCAAATGCGCGCAGATGCAGGACGGCGCGATCTCGATGATCTGCGGCCGCTATTACGCGATGGACCGCGACAAGCGCTGGGATCGCACGCAGGTGGCGTACGATGCGCTGGTGCGCGGCGTCGGGTTCAGCGCCGCAAACGCCGAGGAAGCGCTGGCGGCGGCGTACGCGCGCGGCGAGACCGATGAATTCGTCAAGCCGACGCTCATCGGCGAGGCCGCGCCGCTGATCCACGACGGCGATGCCTGCCTCTTCTTCAACTTCCGGCCCGACCGCGCGCGCGAACTGACCCGCGCCTTCTCGGATCCATCGTTCAGCGAATTTCCGGTGGCGCATTTCAGCGACTTCATCTTCGCGCTGATGACCTTGTACGACGATTCGTTCTCCAATCCGGTGATGTTCGGGCGCATCTTCGAGGAGCGGACGCTCGGCGAAGTGGTGGCCGACGCGGGGCTGCACCAATTGCGGCTGGCCGAGACCGAGAAGTACGCGCACGTCACCTACTTCTTCTCCGGCGGGCGGGAGGAGCCGTTCCCTGGCGAAGAGCGGATCTTGATACCGTCAGCGCGCGACGTCGGCACCTACGATCATAAGCCCGAGATGCGGGCGAACGAGATAACGCAGGCCGCGGTGGACGCGATCAAGTCCGGTGCGTTTGATCTCATCGTCATGAATTATGCGAATCCCGACATGGTCGGGCACACCGGCAAATGGGAACCCATCGTCACCGCGCTCGACGTCGTGGACGATTGCCTCGGCAAGGTCGAAAGAGCGGTGCTAGAATCTGGCAGCGTGCTCATCGTGACCGCCGACCACGGCAACGCTGAAGAGAAGATCGATCTCAAGACGGGCAAAGAGCTGACCGCGCACACCGCGAATCCGGTGCCGTTCGTGTTGGTCGGCGATGGATCGGGGCCGCTGCACGCCGGCGGCCGCTTGTGCGACGTCGCGCCGACGATCTGCGCGTTGATGGGACTGCGCAAACCGGCGGAGATGACGGGCAAGAGCCTGCTTCCTTGA
- the tpiA gene encoding triose-phosphate isomerase, with product MRQPLFAANWKMFKTPAQTRDYANAFVPLAERFRERAAVVLCAPFIDLVPLHEELLIAQTYVEIGAQDVFWENEGAYTGEISPAMLAGEGVDYCIVGHSERRRMFGDTDETVAKKVSALLAADIVPIVCVGETLEENRAGKTRARVAAQIAGGLGHLRDDQRAEVVIAYEPVWAIGTGLADTPENAESTIAFIRSTAGGLLDATIVYGGSMKADSAQALCAQPDIDGGLIGSASLDPASFAELVENGLRGIDARI from the coding sequence ATGAGACAGCCGCTGTTCGCGGCCAATTGGAAGATGTTCAAGACGCCGGCGCAGACGCGCGACTATGCCAACGCGTTCGTGCCGCTGGCGGAGAGGTTCCGCGAGCGCGCTGCCGTCGTGCTGTGCGCGCCGTTCATCGATCTCGTGCCGCTGCACGAAGAGCTGCTCATCGCGCAGACGTACGTCGAGATCGGCGCCCAAGACGTGTTCTGGGAAAACGAAGGAGCGTATACGGGCGAGATCAGCCCGGCGATGCTCGCCGGCGAGGGCGTCGACTACTGCATCGTCGGCCATTCGGAGAGGCGGCGCATGTTCGGCGACACGGATGAGACGGTCGCCAAGAAAGTCTCGGCGCTGCTGGCGGCGGACATCGTGCCGATCGTGTGCGTGGGCGAGACGCTTGAGGAGAATCGCGCGGGCAAGACGCGCGCACGCGTAGCGGCGCAGATCGCGGGCGGGTTGGGTCATCTGCGCGACGATCAGCGCGCTGAGGTCGTGATCGCCTACGAGCCGGTCTGGGCGATCGGGACGGGCCTCGCCGACACGCCGGAGAACGCGGAGTCCACCATCGCATTCATACGCTCGACCGCCGGCGGCTTGCTCGACGCGACCATCGTCTACGGCGGATCGATGAAGGCCGACAGCGCGCAAGCGCTGTGCGCCCAACCCGACATCGATGGCGGCTTGATCGGCTCGGCGAGTTTGGATCCGGCGTCGTTCGCCGAGCTCGTCGAGAACGGGCTGCGGGGGATCGATGCCCGCATCTGA
- a CDS encoding phosphoglycerate kinase: MTKGIAELDVRGKRVLVREDLNVPLADGAVADDTRIRAAVPTLRNLTQRGARVIVMSHLGRPDGKVVDSLRMAPVAAALSSALGAPVKTAPDCVGPAAQAAVDALADGDVLLLENLRFHPEEEANDPEFARRLAALGDVYVNDAFGTAHRAHASTVGVTRYLPSYMGPLLERELDVLDEVLERPRRPFVAVLGGAKVSDKIGVITRLMQICDAILIGGGMANTLLAAEGFDVGTSLRDADLGPAKKIREQIDAEATRVEVLLPEDAVVAKELKPDAQSRFADVDQILPEEMILDIGPTTAEKFAGVILDAKTILWNGPMGVFEMDAFAAGTEAVGQAIADSGAMSVVGGGDTAAAAHKLGFADKMTHISTGGGATLEYLEGKELPGVAALRSAASA, translated from the coding sequence GTGACCAAGGGCATCGCCGAGCTCGACGTCCGCGGCAAACGCGTGCTCGTGCGTGAAGACCTCAACGTGCCGCTTGCGGACGGCGCGGTCGCCGACGACACGCGCATCCGTGCCGCGGTTCCGACCTTGCGCAATCTCACGCAGCGCGGCGCGCGCGTGATCGTGATGTCGCACTTGGGCCGCCCCGACGGCAAGGTCGTCGACTCGCTGCGCATGGCGCCGGTCGCCGCGGCCCTGTCGAGCGCGCTTGGCGCGCCCGTGAAGACCGCTCCGGATTGCGTCGGGCCGGCTGCCCAGGCGGCGGTCGACGCGCTGGCGGACGGCGATGTGCTGCTGCTCGAGAACCTGCGCTTCCATCCCGAGGAAGAGGCGAACGATCCTGAGTTCGCGCGGCGGCTCGCCGCGTTGGGCGATGTGTATGTCAACGACGCGTTCGGCACCGCGCACCGCGCGCACGCCTCCACGGTCGGCGTGACCCGCTACCTTCCTTCTTATATGGGCCCGTTGCTCGAGCGCGAGCTCGACGTGCTCGACGAGGTCTTGGAGCGGCCTCGCCGGCCCTTCGTGGCGGTGCTCGGCGGCGCCAAGGTGTCCGACAAGATCGGGGTCATCACGCGGCTCATGCAGATCTGCGACGCGATCCTCATCGGCGGCGGCATGGCCAACACGCTGCTCGCAGCCGAGGGCTTCGACGTCGGCACGTCGCTGCGCGACGCGGACCTCGGACCCGCTAAGAAGATCCGCGAGCAGATCGACGCCGAGGCCACGCGCGTCGAAGTGCTGCTGCCCGAGGACGCGGTGGTGGCAAAGGAGCTCAAACCGGACGCGCAGAGCCGCTTCGCGGATGTCGATCAGATACTCCCTGAGGAGATGATCCTCGACATCGGTCCGACGACCGCCGAGAAGTTCGCCGGCGTCATCCTCGACGCCAAGACGATACTGTGGAACGGCCCGATGGGCGTGTTCGAGATGGACGCGTTCGCAGCGGGCACCGAAGCGGTGGGCCAAGCGATCGCGGATTCGGGCGCGATGTCCGTCGTGGGCGGCGGCGATACGGCCGCGGCTGCGCACAAGCTCGGCTTCGCCGACAAGATGACGCACATCTCCACCGGCGGCGGCGCGACGCTTGAATACCTAGAGGGAAAGGAACTGCCCGGAGTCGCTGCGCTGCGCAGCGCCGCGAGCGCATGA
- the gap gene encoding type I glyceraldehyde-3-phosphate dehydrogenase, which yields MSQRVAINGFGRIGRQSLRAIMERHPEIEVVAVNDLTDQKTAAHLFRYDSTYGRFPGTVTEGDGQITIDGKVIKYLAERDPARLPWKDLGVELAIESTGHFTDGAKAKAHLDAGAKRVIISAPATNEDFTVVLGVNEDKYDPAKHKIISNASCTTNCLAPVVKVIVDELGLVSGTMTTVHSYTNDQVILDFPHKDLRRARAAAINIIPTSTGAAKALHLVVPEAKGKIDGLSLRVPTPTVSIVDLSVQVEKSTSKDAVNALFKKYEAGRMKDILGYTDEPLVSTDFRGDPRSSIVDGLSTMVIGDTFVKVVSWYDNEWGYSCRIADLAAFVLAKEPVAAR from the coding sequence TTGAGCCAACGCGTCGCCATCAACGGCTTCGGTCGGATCGGCCGCCAGAGCCTGCGCGCCATCATGGAGCGCCATCCCGAGATCGAGGTCGTCGCGGTCAACGATTTGACCGACCAGAAGACCGCCGCCCACCTGTTCCGCTACGATTCGACGTATGGGCGTTTCCCTGGAACGGTGACCGAGGGCGACGGGCAGATCACCATCGACGGCAAAGTCATCAAGTATCTCGCCGAGCGCGATCCCGCGCGGCTGCCGTGGAAAGACCTGGGCGTCGAGCTCGCCATCGAGTCGACCGGTCATTTCACGGATGGGGCCAAAGCCAAGGCGCACCTAGACGCCGGCGCCAAGCGCGTGATCATCTCGGCGCCAGCCACGAATGAAGATTTCACGGTGGTCCTCGGGGTCAACGAAGACAAGTACGACCCGGCAAAACACAAGATCATCTCCAACGCGTCGTGCACGACCAACTGTCTCGCGCCCGTCGTCAAGGTGATCGTCGACGAGCTCGGGCTCGTCAGCGGCACGATGACCACCGTGCACTCGTACACCAACGATCAGGTCATCCTCGATTTCCCGCACAAGGATCTGCGCCGCGCGCGCGCGGCCGCGATCAACATCATCCCCACGAGCACCGGCGCGGCCAAGGCGTTGCACCTCGTCGTGCCCGAGGCGAAGGGGAAGATCGACGGGTTATCGCTGCGCGTCCCGACCCCGACGGTCTCGATCGTCGACCTGTCGGTGCAGGTCGAGAAGTCGACCAGTAAAGACGCGGTCAACGCGCTCTTCAAGAAATACGAAGCCGGACGCATGAAAGACATCCTCGGCTATACGGACGAGCCGCTGGTCTCGACGGATTTCCGCGGCGACCCGCGTTCTTCGATCGTCGACGGCTTGTCGACGATGGTCATCGGAGACACGTTCGTCAAAGTCGTGAGCTGGTACGATAACGAGTGGGGCTACTCGTGCCGCATCGCCGATCTGGCGGCGTTCGTCCTGGCGAAGGAACCGGTCGCAGCGCGGTGA
- the whiA gene encoding DNA-binding protein WhiA has translation MRALVSGALTPAVFSTDAKDEVAAVAFERECCPATFVRALAAFSGGAPSHIVSTDRAAVVRATLRAAKLAGIEVAPARPAGRRFGRSALEVAGGTTVTRARVPARTCCRRAWLRAAFLACGSVADPHRGYHLEFVLPDDDAARALALGLAAVGIDAGVSRRRGRPIVYVKGAAAVAELLGQMGATRAMLALDDLLALRYTKNVTRRRVNSEAANASRAATTSVRQREAALFVVQPARVSRLSSALREAARLRIAHPDLTLAQLAARAKPPVSKAAMAYRLREIERMATSVG, from the coding sequence GTGCGCGCCCTCGTCAGCGGCGCTCTGACACCAGCCGTGTTCTCGACGGACGCCAAGGACGAGGTCGCCGCCGTCGCCTTCGAACGCGAATGCTGCCCGGCGACGTTCGTGCGCGCGCTCGCCGCGTTTTCAGGCGGCGCTCCGTCGCACATCGTCTCGACCGACCGCGCCGCGGTCGTGCGCGCGACGCTGCGCGCGGCCAAGCTCGCCGGCATCGAAGTCGCACCGGCCAGACCGGCAGGCCGCCGCTTCGGCCGCAGCGCGCTCGAGGTGGCGGGCGGCACGACGGTAACCCGTGCTCGCGTGCCGGCGCGCACGTGCTGCAGGCGCGCGTGGCTGCGGGCGGCATTCCTCGCCTGCGGTTCCGTCGCAGATCCGCATCGCGGCTACCACTTGGAGTTCGTCTTGCCCGATGACGATGCAGCACGGGCGCTGGCGCTCGGGTTGGCGGCGGTGGGGATCGATGCGGGCGTGTCGCGCCGTCGCGGCCGGCCGATCGTCTACGTCAAAGGGGCGGCGGCCGTCGCCGAACTGCTGGGACAGATGGGCGCGACGCGCGCCATGCTCGCGCTCGACGATCTGCTCGCGCTTCGCTATACGAAAAACGTCACGCGCCGGCGCGTCAACAGCGAAGCCGCCAACGCTTCGCGCGCCGCCACGACCAGCGTGCGCCAGCGCGAGGCGGCGCTGTTCGTCGTGCAGCCCGCTCGCGTGTCGCGCTTGAGCAGCGCATTGCGCGAAGCTGCCCGGCTGCGCATCGCGCACCCCGATCTCACCTTGGCGCAGTTGGCAGCTCGCGCCAAGCCGCCGGTCAGCAAAGCCGCGATGGCGTACCGCCTGCGCGAGATCGAACGGATGGCTACTTCGGTCGGATAA